From Actinomyces procaprae:
CATCCGACGACGCCATCAGCCAGCTGCATGTAGGCGGATTCTGGGAAGGACTGCCCTTCACCATGCTGGTCGGAGTCTGGACCCTGACCTACTTCACCGATGCGCTCCATCGCCTATCCCGGCGCACCACCGCACTCGCCGTCGAGAATGCCGATCTGCGCGAGGAAACGGAGGGCCTCGTATGAGCGCGAGCGGTCAGGCCCGCGTGGTCTGCCACCTGGACCGCCTCCTGGAGCAGCGCGGCCTTACGCTCGCAGCGCTGTCCGACCGAGTGGGCGTGACGGTGGCGAACCTGTCCGTACTGAAGAACGGGCGGGCCAAGGCCATCCGCTTCACCACCCTCACGGCGCTGTGCGACGCGCTCGACTGCACAGTTGGCGAACTACTGGAGGTGACCGACGCCTAGGCCGTGTCGCGAAAGTCGTTTGTGGTGGCGGGTCGGTGCCGACGATATGGGTACCTCCGGGCGGGCAGGCCTGTGTGCTCGGTGAGGATCGTTGTGCGCGGTCAGGCGCCACGGCGTTCCCACGCCGCCCTGGTTGGACCGCTCACGCCCCGATGGACCGCTCACGCCCCGTTGGACCGCTCACGCCCCGTTGGACCGCTGTAGCCAGTGGCTAGGGCGGTCCAACGGGGGCACAGGGGTCCAACGGGAGGACGGCGGTCCAACGGGGGAAACAGGGCTCCCGCCGCCAGGGACACGACCCACACCGAGCAGTACAAAAGACGGTCAAACGACTGCGTGACGTCGGGCAGGCAACGGGGTTAGGCTGACATATGTAGTGCAGGTCACTTTCCCTTCCATCTCGATGAGGAGATCCCTATGGCCCAGCCACCAACCTCAGAAACCTTCTCGATCAGGGGACGCGCCACCCAGGAGGAAATCGACGCCTTCTTCGCGCCACCCACAAAGCAAGTGGGGCCGCTGTTCATCGTCTCCTACCTGGCCGCCCAGCTCTTCTTCTTCGTCGCCCTCATGGGGCCTGCGATCGTGTCGATCCAGAACAAGGCCATGCTCATGTTCCCGGACGACACAGCGGCACAGGCCAACGCCGTCTCCCAGATCGCCGGTCTGGGGGCCCTGGGCGCGGTCTTCGCCAACGTCATCTTCGGGCAGGTCTCCGACCGCACCATGTGGCGCTGGGGACGGCGCCGCCCCTGGCTGGTAATCGGCATCCTCGGCATGACCGTCGGCCTGGTGATCATGGGCCTGACCAACACGGTACCGGCGGTCGCCGTCGGCTGGCTCATCGCTCAGATCGGCGCCAACGCCGCCCTGGCGCCCTTCGTCGCCGTACTATCCGATCAGGTGCCGGAGTTCCAGCGCGCCCGTATCAGCTCCATGATCTCCATCGCCCAGAACCTGGCCATCCTGATCGCCACTTACCTGTCGAACGGGCTGAAGGACAATCTTGCACTCCTGTATATCGCCCCGGCCATTCCGGCCATCCTGGTCATGACCTGGTTCGCCTTCGTCCTGCCGGACAAGCAGCTGACTATTAAGCCGCCGCGACTCGACCTGGTCGGCCTGCTCAAGACCTTCTGGGTGAACCCATTGAAGTACCCCGACTACGGTCTCGCCTGGGCCGGACGCTTCCTCATCACCCTGTGCTCCTTCTCCTTCACCACCTACCGCCTCATGTACCTGGTCAACCGGGTCGGCCTCACGAGGGACGAAGGACTCAGCGCCCAGGCTACTTCAGTGCTCATCTACACGATTGCTCTCATGGCGGCGAGCTTCGTCGGCGGGCAGTTGTCCGACCGGCTCCACCGTCGCAAGGCCTTCGTATTCGCTGCCTCCGCACTATTCGGTATCGGCGTGCTCATGCTCGCACACACCACCACGGTGTCCGGTTTCTACATGGTGGAGGCCGTCATGGGCCTCGCCTACGGCATCTACATCTCCGTGGACCTGGCCCTGGTGGTGGATGTCCTGCCCAACCCGGACAACGCCGGCAAGGACCTGGGTGTGTTCAACATCGCCAACGCGCTGCCGCAGTCGCTCGCCCCGTACATGGCTCCGTTCTTCCTGGGCATCGGCTCACCGGAGAAGATGAACTACTCGGCGCTGTGCTACTTCGCCGGCATCTGCGCCATCATCGGCGGTGTACTGGCCATCTTCATCAAGAAGGTGAAATAGTAGCAACTAGTGTCGTGTGTCGTTAGTTCTTGGACGGTTGTTTGGGTGGGATGAAGGGGCATGGTTAATCGTCCTGCTCCTGGTCTGGCGCTGCGCGAGGGTGATCGTGGTGACCTGGAGGGGCTGGTGCGTTCGCGCAGTGCGCGGGCGGGACTGGTGCGGCGGGCGCGGATTGCGCTTCTTGCGGCGGACGGGTTGTCCAACACCGAGATCGCCCGGAGGGCGGGTGCCTCGCGCACGACGGTGGTCGAGTGGCGGGATCGCTACCAGCGCCTGGGCGTGGACGGCCTGGAGGATGCCGCGCGCCCGGGCCGGCCCCGCAAGGTGGACCACGCCGCGATCGTGACCGCCACGCTGACCCCGCCGCCGAAGTCGTTGGGGGTCACGCACTGGTCCACCCGGCTGCTGACCGCCCGGCTAGGCGTGTCGGCGGCGACGGTGGCCAGGGCCTGGAGGGCCTACGGGATCAAGCCGTGGCGGGAGCAGTCCTTCCGGTTCTCCACCGATCCGGAGCTGGTCCAGGGGGTCGGCAGAGTTGTTGGCTGGGTGGTGGGTTGTTAGGGGTTTTCGGCGTGTTGGCGGGGGTGCGGCGCGACTCTCCGGTGACGATAGGTGGTGCAAACAAAACCGCCACTGCTGAGCGGTCGTGCCGCTGTGCCATCATTCCCCACCACGCCCTTGTCGCGCCAGCCCCTGACCGGGGTGTTCGCCACTGTCCCGGACCCCCGCCGCCGGCGCGGGGTTCGCCACCGCCTGGATGTGGTGCTGGCTTTGGCGGCGGTGGGGGTTCTGGCCGGGTGCCGGACCCTGCTGGCGATCTGGGAGCACGCCCGCGACCTCGAACCCCGAGAGCTGGCCGAACTCGGCATGGACAAGGACCGGCCGCTGCCGTCGGAGTCCACGATCCGCCGCGCCCTGGCGGGCCTGGACGCCGACGACTACCGACGCCAGGGTGGCGTCGTGGGTGCTCACCCGCACCGGCACCATAGGCGGCAGGCGGGTGATCGCGGTGGATGGCAAGACCATGCGCGGCGCCAAACCCAAGAACAACAACAGCAGCGGAAACGCCGATGATGGCGGCGGTGATGGTGGCGGCGGCGCGCCGCACCTGCTGGCGGCCCTTGACCAGGGCACCGGGGCGGTGGTGGCTCAGCAGCGCGTGGCCGGCAAGACCAGTGAGATACCCGCCCTAAGAGACCTGCTGGCGCCCCATGACCTTACCGGCGCCGTGGTCACTGCTGACGCCCTGCACACCCAGACCGCCACAGCACAGTGGATCACCTCCCACGGCGCCGACTACCTGCTGACCGTCAAGAACAACCAGCCCAGTCTGCGAGCGAGGCTGAAGGCCCTGCCCTGGGCCGACATCCCCGCAGTGTCTGGCGTGGACACCTCCCACGGGCGGCGGGTGCGCCGCACCATCAAAGCCGTACAAGCACCCAAGTGGGTCGAGTTTCCCGGCGCCGCCCAAGTGCTACAGGTGCGCCGGACCCGCACCACCCGCACCCGTACCGGCACCACCAAGCGCTCCACCGAGGTCGTCTACCTCATCTGCTCTGTTCCGATGCAGGACGCCCCGCCCGAGCAGGTGGCCGCCTGGACCCGCGGGCACTGGGGCATAGAGAACCGCGTCCACTGGATACGGGACGTCACCTATGACCAGGGGACCGCCACCAGCTGCGTGCCGGCTCCGGACCCCAGGTGATGGCCACCCTGAGGAACCTGGCCATCAGCCTCATCCGCACCACCTACGACAACCCCACCACCAGCATCGCCTCAGCCAACCGCGCCATGACACGCAAACCCACCAAAGCCATCAAACTCCTAACAACACCCTAACCACCAAACGACTTTGCCGAGCCCCTGGCCGACGTGGATGAGGCTGCGGATGGTGTAGGTGGTCAGGTTTCGGAAGCCGAGGGCGATGCCGCGTAGGTGTTCCAGGCGCCCGTTGGTGTTCTCGGTGGGGCCGTTGGAGTGAACTGCACCGGGTTTGATGGAGGCAGTGAATACACGGAAGGATCACTGCTGGGAGTGCTCAGAGGAAGTATCCCGAGGAGCTGCGGGAGCGGGCCACCAGGTTGGCTGTGGTGGCCCGCCGGGACCCCGAGCGGTCTAAGGGGGCGATCAGAAGGATCGCCCGATGAGCTGGGTGCCCCGCCCCGAGGCTCTGCGTACCTGGGTGAAGAAGGCCGAGATCGATGCGGGCGCCCGGCCGGGAACCACCAGTCAGGATGCCCAGCGGATCCGGGAGCTGGAGAAGGAAGTACGCGAGCTGCGCAGGGCTAACGGTGATCCTGCGCAAGACGGTGCGCGCATGTTTGCGCCCCGGGCGGAGTGTGAGGCGCCGGTAGAGGTCACCGGTCTCCTTCATCGACGGGCAACAAGGCGGACCTTGGGGCCTGTGCCGATCTGCCAGGCGCTTACTAGCACCGGTGTCAAGATCGCCCCTACCCGTCCTGCCGGGCCCGCAAGTCCCGTCCCCCCAGTGCCAGGGGGGTGCGCGATGAGGTTCTGAAGGCCGAAATCAGCAGAGTGCATGAGAAGAACTACTGCGTTCTGGGCGCCAGGAAGATGCATGCGATGCTGAACCGGCCTGAGGCCTGTGAGCGGCATGGTCTGGGGCATGCGACGCCTGCTGCACCGTGGAGAGGTTGATGCGGGCCATGGGCCTGCACGGCCACCGGCCGCGCCAAGTCACCGCGTACCACGCGCAGCGCGCCCAGGGAGCAGTGCCCCGCAGACCTCGTCAACAGGCATCAGCGCGTTCAGGCCGAACGAGTTGTGGGTGGCGGACATAACGTATGTACGCACCCTGTCCGGCTGGGTGTACGTCGCCTTCGCCCGCTGACGTGTACTCCCGGCGGATCGTCGGCTGGCAGACGTCCACGAGCTTGTACACCGACCTGGCATTGGACGCCCTGAAGATGGGTATCTGGCAGCACCCGGCGCGAAGGAGCCGACCTTACCGGCCTGATCCATCACTGGCTCTTCGCGTTTGAGGGTGTGGTGGTGGGGGTCGCGGGTGCGCGTGTCGGGGTGGTGGGTGTGGGTCGAGGTCCCCGATGATTGGGAGTCGCTTAACACCACCGATCACGGAGACCTCGACATGGCCGAGTACTGCCTTCACTGTCCCTGATCTTGCTAGTTTCCTGGGGCTGGACGGCCTGGGACTGACCGTTACGGGGCAGCGGATCACACCCGATCAGGCGCTGGTGGAGTGCCGCCTGCAAGCCCGCGAGGAGGACGCGTTCTGCCAGGTCTGCGGAGCCCAGGGCGTGGCGGTGGGGACCGTGGCCAGGCGCCTGGCGCACGTGCCGTTCGGCTGGCGTCCCACGCACCTGCTGGTCCGGATGCGGCGGTGGCGGTGCCAGGGCTGTGAACGCGTGTGGCGTCAAGACGCGTCTCGTGCCGCGGCCAAGCGGGCTGTGCTGACCCGGGCGGCCGTGGACTGGGCGATGCGGGCCATCGGCGTGGAGTTCATGTCCGTCTCCCGCGTGGCGGCGGGGTTGGGGGTGTCCTGGCACACTGAGGGCGACGCCATGTCAAGCCCCGGGTTTCGTAGAGGCTGTTTTATCTGGCGCCGGTGGTTGCCGGCTGGGGTTGGTTGGTGGTCTGCTCGCCGACGTCCATGGTCTCGGTCTCGGCCTCGGCGATGGTGTCGGTGTCGCCGATGGCGGTGGTGTCGGTGTCGTCTGGTGGGGTGTAGGCCTGCTCGTGCTCGATCGGGGCGTGCATGCCTATGGCGGAGTGAGGCCGGACGGTGCCCGACCAGTTGCGCCCACTCAGCGGTAGCGAACTCCACGTCATCGATGCCCTCCCAGGGCCCGTGCTCATCCAAGTACTTGTGGTTGCGGATCAGCTCCGCCTTGTACAGCGAGTTCAGGGCCTCGGCCAGCGCGTTATCGTAGGAATCGCCCTTGGAACCCACCGAGGCCACCGCATCACAGTCCGAGGGGGCCTGCCCGTAACGGATCGCCCGGTACTGCACTACCCGGTCGGAGTGGTGAATCAGCCCCTTCAGGTCCGCGCCCTCGCGCTGGCGCTGCCAGATACCCATGCGTAGGGCGTCCAGGGCAAGGTCGGTGTACAGGCTGGTGGAGGTCTGCCAGCCGATGATCCGGCGGGAGTAGACGTCGGTGACGAAAGCGACGTACACCCAGCCGGACAGGGTGCGCACGTAGGTTATGTCCGCCACCCACAACTCGTTCGGCCTGAACGCGCTGAAGTGTCTTTTGACCAGGTCCGCGGGGCACTGCTCCTTCGGTGCCGACCGGGTCGTCCTGGGCGATTTGGCGCGGCGGATGCCGTGCAGGCCCATGTCCCGCATCAGACGCTCCACGGTGCAGCGGGCCACATGCCCCAGGCCGTGCCGGGCGGAGGCCTCGGGTCGGTTGAGCATGGCGTGCATCTTGCGGGCCCCAAGTACGCAGTAGTTGTTCTCATGCACCCGCCCGATCTCGGCCTTCAGAGCCTGGTCGCGTCTACTCCTTGCCGATGGAGGACGGGACTTGCGGGCCCGGTAGGCGGAAGGGGCGATCTTGACACCGGCGCTAGTAAGCGCCTGGCAGATCGGCTCGACCCCAAGGTCCGCCTTGTTGTCATCAATGAATGAATCGATGACCTCTACCGGCGGTCGAGCTCCGCCTGGGCGAAATACGCGCTCGCCTTGCGCAGGATCTCATTAGCCCGCCTCAGCTCGCGTACTTCCTTCTCCAGCTGCCGGATCCGCTCGGCATCGGATGTGGTGGTTCCCGGGCGGGCGCCTGCGTCGATCTCGGCCTTCTTGACCCAGGTGCGCAGCGCCTCGGGGTGGACACCCAGTTCATCGGCGATCCTGCGGATCGCTCCCTTAGACCTCTCCGGGTCCCTACGGGCCTCCACAGCCATCCTGGTAGCCCGCTCCCGCAGCTCCTCGGGGTACTTCCTTTGTGCACTCATGACAGTGATCCTTCCGTGTGTTCACTGCCTCCATCAAACCCGGTGCAGTTCACATGCCCGTGCAGCCGAGACGGATCCGTCCGGTCGCGCACGGGTGTCAGGTCAATGATGACGGTGACATACCTGTCGCCCTTGCGGGTGTGCCGCCAGATATGCTCGTCCACCCCGATGACCTCCACGCCTTTCAGACGTCCAGGATCATTGATCAAGCGGTCCTTGGCCCGCTCCAGGATGGCGTCGCCCTCAGTGTGCCATGACACCCCCCAGCGCCGCTGCTACGCGCGAGATGGACATGAATTCCACGCCGATGGCCCGGATTGCCCAGTCCACTGCCGCCCGGGTCAGTACAGCCCGCTTGGTCGCGGCTCTAGAGCAGTCTTGACGCCACACGCGCCCACACCCCTGGCAGCGCCAGCGCCGCAACCGTACTAGCAGGTGCCTGCTCACGGCCCCCACCGGTGCGCCCTGGGCCCCGCAGACCCGGCAGAACGCGTCCTCCTCCAAGGCCTGCAGCCGGCACTCCACCAGTGCACTGCCGCCATCTATGCGCATGCCGGTGGCGGTCAGTCCCAGGCTGTCCAGGCCCAGGAAACTAGCAAGATCAGGGACAGTGAAGGTAGTCTCAGCCATGTCGAGGTCTCCGTGATCGGTGGTGTTCAGCAACCCCAATCATCGGGGACCTCGACCCACACCCACCACCCCGACACGCGCACCCGCGACCCCCCCACCACCCACACCCACAAACCGGAAGAGCCGGAAAAGGAAGCCGGAATACCGCTAGCGCGGATCCTGGGTAGTGAATGTACGCTCCGTAGCTCAAAGGGCTGCGCAAACAGCCCAGTGTTGTGCTCCCAGGTTTGACATCAACGATGTGTTGTGCGCCGTGCTAGCGGGCATGTTTCAAAAAACCTACCGTTCGTCCGCCACCCCTGAAACCCGTCATTGGACCACAAGGTCCCCATGTAACTCTGCGTCTTGCTGTCAGAAAGTGTCCAGACCCAAAACGTCAACGGACTTGTCCATATTACTTGAGTACTCCCCTTGCCGCACTGCGGCCTCCAATCGCCTCCAAGCTTGAAGGCTGCGGGCGCGACCGCCGACGTTTGAGCAACTTCTACTCCGACATTCGCAGCGGCCGGGCTCGTAGGAGCTGCACACACAGCCGCCGTAAGTGCAGCGGCGGCTACGGCACTGAACAATCTAGACTTCAGGGACATGACACGACTCCTCGTTGAATCACTGTGACGCATTCAGGTTGCGTCTGTGATTAAGCGTACACTTCGGTCGCCATGATGTCAACGGTACGACGAGACTCATCTCAGATGCCCGCGAAAGAGGTTCGGTGCCTCATCCAGGTACTGCCCGCGAGAGTCGCGGATCGTGGCGGACATGGGGAGTGGGTTGTCAATGCAGGCCAGGGCTGAGATCACTAGGAAGTACGCGGGGGCGTATGCCAAGGGGGACAAGGGGAGGATGCCGGGGTGAGGTGTGTGCGGTGACCGGTCGGGTGCCGGGAGGGCGCCAGGCGGCGCCTGAGGGCGGTTGCCAAGCGCCCTCCAGGAGCTGGCAGGTCCGAGCCCAGGACCAGGGCGCGTAAGTACTCCTACGACGCGTTGAAGGTCTTACAGCGAATGTGGGCGGCCAGCGGCGGGGGAGTTGCGGCAAATAGGCTCTTCGCGTTTAGGGGTGTAGTAGCTGTTGTCTGAAGCCTCCGGCGTGGATGAGGCTGCGTACGGTGTAGTTGGCTGGGTTTCTGAATCCGAGGGCGATGCCGCGTAGGTGCTCCAGGCGGGGCGTTGACTGCTTCGGTGGGCCCGTTGGAGGTGCCGGGGTGGCCGGTAGCAGGCCAGGATGTCCTTGCGCCGCTGGGCCAGGGTCTTGCCCAGCGACTTCAGCTCTTCCAGGGCCTCAGGCACACCGGTGGTGAGCGAGTCGATGACCTTGCTCATCAGCTGCTTGCCTTCGGCGGGGGTCTTGGCGCGGTAGGGGGCCATGATCTTCTGATGCACGCCCCACATGATCTCTACCGGCGCGTGCCGGTCGTCGGCGAACAGTTGTTCGAGACGCTCCCAGCCCCTGTCGGTCACCAGCCCCGCCCCGGTCCGCAGCAGGAGCCTGGCCTTGTACAAGGGGTCATCCTTACGGCCCCGTCCCCCGGTGGTCTCGCGCTGGGTGCGGCGGCGGCACTCATCCAGCTTGTCCCCCCG
This genomic window contains:
- a CDS encoding ISAs1 family transposase gives rise to the protein MLTRTGTIGGRRVIAVDGKTMRGAKPKNNNSSGNADDGGGDGGGGAPHLLAALDQGTGAVVAQQRVAGKTSEIPALRDLLAPHDLTGAVVTADALHTQTATAQWITSHGADYLLTVKNNQPSLRARLKALPWADIPAVSGVDTSHGRRVRRTIKAVQAPKWVEFPGAAQVLQVRRTRTTRTRTGTTKRSTEVVYLICSVPMQDAPPEQVAAWTRGHWGIENRVHWIRDVTYDQGTATSCVPAPDPR
- a CDS encoding helix-turn-helix domain-containing protein, which codes for MVNRPAPGLALREGDRGDLEGLVRSRSARAGLVRRARIALLAADGLSNTEIARRAGASRTTVVEWRDRYQRLGVDGLEDAARPGRPRKVDHAAIVTATLTPPPKSLGVTHWSTRLLTARLGVSAATVARAWRAYGIKPWREQSFRFSTDPELVQGVGRVVGWVVGC
- a CDS encoding helix-turn-helix domain-containing protein, whose protein sequence is MSASGQARVVCHLDRLLEQRGLTLAALSDRVGVTVANLSVLKNGRAKAIRFTTLTALCDALDCTVGELLEVTDA
- a CDS encoding transposase family protein, encoding MFATVPDPRRRRGVRHRLDVVLALAAVGVLAGCRTLLAIWEHARDLEPRELAELGMDKDRPLPSESTIRRALAGLDADDYRRQGGVVGAHPHRHHRRQAGDRGGWQDHARRQTQEQQQQRKRR
- a CDS encoding transposase, with translation MSWHTEGDAILERAKDRLINDPGRLKGVEVIGVDEHIWRHTRKGDRYVTVIIDLTPVRDRTDPSRLHGHVNCTGFDGGSEHTEGSLS
- a CDS encoding MFS transporter, yielding MAQPPTSETFSIRGRATQEEIDAFFAPPTKQVGPLFIVSYLAAQLFFFVALMGPAIVSIQNKAMLMFPDDTAAQANAVSQIAGLGALGAVFANVIFGQVSDRTMWRWGRRRPWLVIGILGMTVGLVIMGLTNTVPAVAVGWLIAQIGANAALAPFVAVLSDQVPEFQRARISSMISIAQNLAILIATYLSNGLKDNLALLYIAPAIPAILVMTWFAFVLPDKQLTIKPPRLDLVGLLKTFWVNPLKYPDYGLAWAGRFLITLCSFSFTTYRLMYLVNRVGLTRDEGLSAQATSVLIYTIALMAASFVGGQLSDRLHRRKAFVFAASALFGIGVLMLAHTTTVSGFYMVEAVMGLAYGIYISVDLALVVDVLPNPDNAGKDLGVFNIANALPQSLAPYMAPFFLGIGSPEKMNYSALCYFAGICAIIGGVLAIFIKKVK